A window of the Tessaracoccus sp. MC1865 genome harbors these coding sequences:
- the nusA gene encoding transcription termination factor NusA: MDVDLASLTLIERERGIDREYLLKTLEDALLNAYSKTPNALRGVKVEINRKTGKAAVLAPEFNDDDEIIGYFDDTPEDFGRIAAATARQVIFQRIREAEDEQKFGHFSATEGDVIVGVVQQDRDSKAVRVLISKGDQDKFEALMPLAEQVPGEDYSHGRRLRVYVVSVRRELRGPQVIVSRTHPHLVRKLFALEVPELGQGVVEICEVAREAGHRTKIAVRSLDPNVSAKGAFIGPMGQRVRAVTNELGEEKIDIVDYSDDPTEFVAAALSPAKVLSVTVVDEQARACRAIVPDYQLSLAIGREGQNARLAARLTGWRIDIQPDVTA; the protein is encoded by the coding sequence ATGGATGTCGATCTGGCTTCACTGACACTCATTGAGCGCGAGCGTGGGATCGATCGCGAGTATCTGCTCAAGACGCTCGAGGACGCGCTCCTCAACGCGTACAGCAAAACCCCCAACGCACTGCGCGGCGTGAAGGTCGAGATCAACCGGAAGACGGGCAAGGCCGCCGTGCTGGCCCCCGAATTCAATGACGACGACGAGATCATCGGCTACTTCGACGACACGCCGGAGGACTTCGGCCGCATCGCCGCCGCGACCGCCCGACAGGTGATCTTCCAGCGGATCCGCGAGGCGGAGGACGAGCAGAAGTTCGGTCACTTCTCGGCCACCGAGGGCGATGTCATCGTCGGCGTCGTGCAGCAGGACCGCGACTCCAAGGCTGTCCGCGTGCTGATCAGCAAGGGTGACCAGGACAAGTTCGAGGCGCTCATGCCGCTGGCCGAGCAGGTTCCGGGTGAGGACTACAGCCACGGCCGCAGGCTGCGCGTCTACGTGGTGAGCGTCCGACGCGAACTCCGCGGCCCGCAGGTGATCGTCTCGCGCACCCACCCGCACCTGGTCCGCAAGTTGTTCGCGCTCGAGGTGCCGGAACTGGGGCAGGGCGTCGTCGAGATCTGCGAGGTCGCCCGCGAAGCCGGTCACCGCACCAAGATCGCCGTGCGGTCGCTGGACCCCAACGTGTCCGCCAAGGGCGCGTTCATCGGCCCCATGGGCCAGCGGGTCCGCGCCGTGACGAACGAGTTGGGGGAGGAGAAGATCGACATCGTCGACTACTCCGACGACCCCACCGAGTTCGTGGCCGCCGCGCTCTCGCCCGCGAAGGTGCTGTCGGTGACGGTGGTCGACGAGCAGGCCAGGGCCTGCCGGGCGATCGTGCCCGACTACCAGTTGTCGCTGGCCATCGGCCGTGAGGGTCAGAACGCCCGCCTCGCGGCGCGTCTCACCGGCTGGCGCATCGACATCCAGCCGGACGTCACCGCCTGA
- a CDS encoding resuscitation-promoting factor, which translates to MAKKIWTPVIAGVSALALVGGVGVASALDKDDVTMVVDGVAKTIAVRENTVAKVLELEGIEPGPHDVVLPALETTVVDGLEISIAYARPLDVTIDGEQREVWTTAKNVGDALKMLRLDAADSKLSASRSAAIGREGLSVDILTARDLTVTVAGVAQPVRLAGTVADALAEVGVTPDADDKVTPSPETALEDGMSVVFVRVDVKPSTKKVAVAFEKTTTESSKMLKGEKEVTTKGVVGENLETYTNVYEDGVLKSSALVSTEVVKAPVNQVTTVGTKVPPPPAPEPEAAPAERSESASSGGSGLDLRRSSMWDTIARCESTNRWNINTGNGYYGGLQFNLQTWRSVGGTDFAAYPHQATREEQITVANRLYDQRGLQPWGCKP; encoded by the coding sequence ATGGCGAAGAAGATCTGGACCCCGGTCATCGCAGGCGTCAGCGCCTTGGCACTCGTCGGTGGCGTGGGCGTTGCCAGCGCGCTGGACAAGGACGACGTCACCATGGTGGTCGACGGCGTGGCCAAGACCATCGCGGTCCGCGAGAACACGGTCGCGAAGGTCCTCGAGCTCGAGGGCATCGAGCCCGGGCCCCACGACGTCGTCCTGCCGGCGCTGGAGACCACCGTCGTCGACGGCCTCGAGATCAGCATCGCCTACGCGCGTCCGCTCGACGTCACCATTGACGGCGAACAACGCGAGGTCTGGACCACCGCGAAAAACGTGGGGGATGCGCTGAAGATGCTGCGCCTCGACGCCGCAGATTCCAAGCTCTCCGCCTCCCGTTCCGCGGCCATCGGCCGCGAGGGCCTCTCTGTCGACATCCTCACCGCCCGTGACCTGACGGTCACCGTCGCCGGGGTTGCCCAGCCCGTGCGCCTGGCCGGCACTGTCGCCGACGCGTTGGCCGAGGTCGGCGTCACCCCGGACGCCGACGACAAGGTGACCCCCAGCCCCGAGACCGCCCTCGAAGACGGCATGAGCGTCGTGTTCGTCAGGGTCGACGTCAAGCCGTCCACCAAGAAGGTCGCGGTGGCGTTCGAGAAAACCACCACCGAATCCAGCAAGATGCTCAAGGGTGAGAAGGAAGTCACCACCAAGGGGGTCGTCGGCGAGAACCTCGAGACCTACACCAATGTCTACGAGGACGGCGTGCTGAAGTCGTCGGCGCTCGTCTCAACCGAGGTGGTCAAGGCGCCGGTGAACCAGGTGACCACCGTCGGCACCAAGGTGCCGCCCCCTCCGGCGCCGGAACCCGAGGCGGCCCCCGCTGAGAGGTCCGAGTCGGCGTCCTCGGGAGGCTCCGGCCTCGACCTGCGCCGCTCCTCCATGTGGGACACGATCGCGCGCTGCGAGTCCACCAACCGTTGGAACATCAACACCGGCAACGGCTACTACGGCGGTCTGCAGTTCAACCTGCAGACCTGGCGCAGCGTCGGCGGCACGGACTTCGCGGCCTACCCCCACCAGGCCACCCGCGAGGAGCAGATCACCGTGGCCAACCGTCTGTACGACCAGCGCGGCCTCCAGCCCTGGGGCTGCAAGCCCTGA
- a CDS encoding LTA synthase family protein gives MTVDSESTPRSPAERWPWGRLAVLMAPFAVLGVWLKVVRIDRFYPSAGLAERATKLSSDVAFGLFWCVLWAVALLYLRRPRLRSAAVVLAQVLTAAIGVFMVVNHSYALRTGNPLTPAQIALAVREAEALSGLLGSQVDATFIGLLVGVVLWSLVAPLLLGKVFARLFKGEATPVTRRVGLAGAVLLLIAATWTAPTASASFALSPAVQLAVSPIKQAAAYPEALASGAPLGDPASTRLVPRPGERHRNVVVITLESQRATSALPETRQPVTPVLDALAEQSVRPERGYTVLPHTSKSLVSIHCGMAPPPDNRNTEADEGGLPQRCLPELLADEGYNTAFFQSATEHFERRRGTAANLGFQKFTPVDGMDKTGFSKANYFGYEDDIMLEPVRRWLTRQDGPFMLGMLTVTAHHDYNVPGYELIDFVDRPLMNKYLNAVHLQDRFVGHVIDLFKELGLYEDTVFVISGDHGEGFGEHQLYQHDNTIYEEGIRVPMLVHDPRRAPELIEGPANQLALMPTAVDALGFDLVSDVEYRPSLYSGESQGPVIVSCWVRGRCTAVLDGDRKLIHHFGDRRDEVFNVAEDPGELTDLVTQTDADWMERGRELAVGWYLDVERWYAPEE, from the coding sequence ATGACTGTCGACTCTGAGTCCACTCCGCGTTCACCTGCTGAACGTTGGCCATGGGGACGGTTGGCCGTCCTCATGGCTCCGTTCGCGGTGCTCGGGGTCTGGCTGAAGGTGGTTCGGATCGACCGGTTCTACCCCAGCGCCGGGCTCGCGGAGAGGGCGACGAAATTGTCCTCCGATGTCGCGTTCGGCCTCTTCTGGTGTGTGCTGTGGGCCGTCGCACTCCTGTACCTCCGCCGGCCCCGGCTGCGCTCCGCCGCCGTCGTGCTGGCCCAGGTGCTCACCGCGGCCATCGGCGTCTTCATGGTCGTCAACCACTCCTATGCCCTGCGCACCGGAAACCCCCTGACGCCGGCCCAGATCGCGCTGGCGGTCCGTGAGGCCGAGGCCCTCTCTGGGCTCCTCGGATCGCAGGTCGACGCCACGTTCATCGGACTCCTGGTCGGCGTCGTGCTGTGGTCTCTGGTCGCCCCGCTGCTCCTGGGGAAGGTGTTCGCGCGCCTCTTCAAGGGCGAGGCCACCCCCGTCACCCGACGGGTGGGCCTGGCCGGCGCGGTGCTGCTGCTCATCGCCGCGACGTGGACGGCGCCAACCGCGTCGGCCTCGTTCGCGCTGTCCCCGGCTGTGCAGTTGGCCGTCTCACCCATCAAGCAGGCGGCCGCCTACCCGGAGGCCTTAGCCTCAGGGGCGCCCCTGGGTGATCCCGCGAGCACCCGGTTGGTGCCACGGCCGGGGGAGCGGCACCGCAACGTGGTGGTCATCACCCTCGAATCCCAGCGGGCCACCTCCGCCCTGCCGGAGACACGCCAGCCGGTGACCCCGGTGCTCGACGCCCTCGCTGAGCAGAGTGTGCGTCCGGAGCGGGGCTACACCGTCCTGCCCCACACGTCGAAGTCGTTGGTCTCCATCCACTGTGGAATGGCGCCACCGCCGGACAACCGCAACACCGAGGCCGACGAGGGCGGGCTGCCGCAGCGCTGCCTGCCTGAACTGCTGGCCGATGAGGGCTACAACACCGCCTTCTTCCAGTCGGCCACGGAACACTTCGAGCGGCGCCGCGGCACCGCTGCGAACCTGGGCTTCCAGAAGTTCACCCCGGTGGACGGGATGGACAAGACCGGCTTCAGCAAGGCCAACTACTTCGGCTACGAGGACGACATCATGCTGGAGCCGGTGCGCCGCTGGCTCACGAGGCAGGACGGGCCGTTCATGCTGGGCATGCTGACGGTGACCGCGCACCACGACTACAACGTGCCGGGCTACGAACTGATCGACTTCGTGGACCGCCCGCTGATGAACAAGTACCTCAACGCCGTGCACCTGCAGGACCGCTTCGTCGGCCACGTGATCGACCTCTTCAAGGAACTTGGACTCTACGAGGACACGGTGTTCGTGATCTCCGGTGACCACGGCGAAGGCTTCGGCGAGCACCAGCTCTACCAGCACGACAACACCATCTACGAAGAGGGCATCCGGGTGCCCATGCTGGTGCACGACCCCCGTCGGGCGCCGGAACTGATCGAAGGGCCGGCCAACCAGCTCGCCCTGATGCCCACCGCCGTCGACGCGCTTGGCTTCGACCTGGTCAGTGACGTCGAGTACCGGCCCTCGTTGTACAGCGGGGAGTCGCAGGGGCCGGTCATCGTGAGCTGCTGGGTCCGGGGGCGCTGCACCGCGGTGCTCGACGGCGACCGCAAGCTGATCCACCACTTCGGGGATCGCCGCGACGAGGTGTTCAACGTCGCCGAGGACCCGGGGGAACTCACCGATCTGGTGACCCAGACCGATGCCGACTGGATGGAGCGCGGCCGTGAGTTGGCCGTGGGCTGGTACCTCGACGTCGAACGCTGGTACGCGCCGGAGGAGTGA
- a CDS encoding YlxR family protein translates to MNPQRTCIGCRAVDDQTTLVRLVRQGVTVVDGTSPRLPGRGAYVHSHCLELAERRHAIRRAFGPGAQLDPAARSAILRSGS, encoded by the coding sequence GTGAATCCTCAACGCACCTGCATCGGGTGCCGCGCAGTCGACGATCAGACGACGTTGGTCCGGCTCGTCAGGCAGGGCGTCACCGTCGTCGACGGCACCTCGCCCCGCCTTCCCGGTCGGGGTGCCTACGTCCATTCCCACTGCCTGGAGCTCGCCGAGCGACGCCACGCCATCCGTCGCGCGTTCGGGCCGGGGGCCCAACTTGACCCCGCCGCACGCTCCGCAATCCTCCGGAGTGGAAGCTGA
- the infB gene encoding translation initiation factor IF-2, producing the protein MAKPRVHEIAKEIGKTSKELLSWLGENGEYVRGPSSTLEAPVVRRVREAFTAKTDAPAQPKQSRPAPKAAAPAPVVETHPDTPVATPGAPDTSAPAVDEAPQASARPQAGPRPGPKPPAAAPKPPAAAPRPAAPAAPSAPAAPSAPAAPAASAAPAPAAPKRPAAPAAPSARPSGPAPKPGAPGPRPQAPSPGPRKPGAPRPGNNPFAPSQGMGTQQRRGPRPDGAPRREGGAPRPGGTGGLPSGVPRPGGTGGLPGVPRPNPAMMPKQANPALGRTGGRGRPAGGPGGGRGRPGAGAPGRPGGAGGAPAFGSGPMGGGPGGGRGGGAGRGRGGTQGAFGRGGGGAGRRRKSRKQRRQEFDQMEAPAIGGVRVRKGDGQTVRLRRGASLTDLAEKIGVDAASLVQVLFHLGEMVTATQSVSDDTLEVLGAELDYNIEVVSPEDEDRELLESFDLEFGEDLGDEDDLAARPPVVTVMGHVDHGKTRLLDALRHSNVVAGEAGGITQAIGAYQVETGVDGADRKITFIDTPGHEAFTAMRARGAKSTDIAVLVVAADDGVMPQTIEALNHAQAADVPIVVAVNKIDKESADPVRVRGQLSEFGLVPEEYGGDTQFVDVSAATMQGLPELLEAIVLTADAALDLRANPDMPAQGVAIEAHLDKGRGPVATVLVHRGTLRIGDSIVAGSAHGRVRALINDQGETMTEAPPSMPVQVLGLTSVPGAGDNFLVVDDDRMARQIADKREARMRAAQQAKSGRRKTLDQLFEQLERGETQELLLILKGDGAGSVEALEDALSGIEVGEEVSLRVIDRGVGAITETNVSLAAASKAVIIGFNVRPTPHAAQMADRENVDIRFYSVIYSAIDEIEAALKGMLKPIYKEEVRGQAEIREVFRSSKFGNIAGCMVLDGTIKRNAKARLLRDGVVVSETTVASLRREKDDATEVREGFECGITLTYSDIKIGDVIETFEMVEVERD; encoded by the coding sequence GTGGCAAAGCCTCGCGTCCACGAGATCGCCAAGGAAATAGGTAAGACCAGTAAGGAACTGTTGTCCTGGCTGGGTGAAAACGGAGAATACGTCCGTGGCCCGTCCTCGACGTTGGAAGCACCAGTCGTGCGCCGCGTCCGGGAAGCATTCACCGCCAAGACCGATGCGCCTGCGCAACCCAAGCAGTCCCGTCCCGCACCGAAGGCAGCGGCTCCGGCCCCCGTCGTCGAGACACACCCTGACACTCCGGTGGCCACCCCTGGCGCACCGGACACGTCGGCCCCCGCCGTCGACGAGGCGCCCCAGGCGTCCGCACGGCCCCAGGCCGGCCCGCGCCCGGGCCCCAAGCCGCCCGCGGCTGCCCCCAAGCCGCCCGCAGCGGCCCCCAGGCCTGCTGCACCCGCAGCGCCTTCCGCTCCGGCAGCACCTTCAGCACCGGCCGCACCCGCGGCTTCCGCTGCTCCCGCTCCCGCTGCTCCCAAGCGCCCGGCCGCTCCGGCTGCGCCGTCCGCCCGTCCTTCGGGCCCGGCTCCCAAGCCCGGCGCTCCCGGCCCGCGTCCCCAGGCGCCTTCGCCCGGCCCGCGCAAGCCCGGCGCACCCCGTCCGGGGAACAACCCCTTCGCCCCGTCCCAGGGCATGGGCACCCAGCAGCGTCGCGGCCCCCGTCCTGACGGCGCTCCGCGTCGTGAGGGTGGCGCGCCCCGTCCGGGCGGCACCGGCGGTCTCCCGTCGGGTGTCCCACGTCCCGGTGGCACGGGCGGTCTGCCCGGCGTACCGCGGCCGAATCCCGCGATGATGCCCAAGCAGGCCAACCCGGCGCTCGGCCGCACAGGCGGCCGCGGTCGCCCGGCCGGTGGCCCCGGCGGTGGTCGTGGGCGTCCCGGCGCTGGTGCACCGGGTCGTCCCGGTGGCGCCGGCGGTGCGCCCGCCTTCGGTTCGGGCCCCATGGGCGGTGGCCCCGGTGGTGGCCGTGGCGGCGGCGCAGGCCGTGGCCGTGGCGGCACACAGGGTGCCTTCGGTCGTGGCGGCGGTGGCGCAGGTCGCCGTCGCAAGTCCAGGAAGCAGCGTAGGCAAGAGTTCGATCAGATGGAGGCGCCGGCAATTGGCGGCGTGCGCGTCCGGAAGGGCGACGGCCAGACCGTTCGCCTGCGCCGTGGCGCGTCCCTGACGGACCTCGCCGAGAAGATTGGCGTGGACGCGGCGTCGCTCGTACAGGTGCTGTTCCACCTGGGCGAGATGGTCACCGCAACGCAGTCGGTCTCAGATGACACCCTCGAGGTGTTGGGCGCTGAGCTCGATTACAACATCGAGGTCGTCTCGCCCGAGGACGAGGACCGCGAACTGCTCGAGAGCTTCGATCTCGAGTTCGGTGAGGATCTCGGCGACGAGGACGACCTGGCGGCCCGCCCGCCGGTCGTGACCGTCATGGGCCACGTGGACCACGGTAAGACGCGCCTGCTGGACGCGCTGCGGCACTCCAATGTCGTCGCCGGCGAAGCGGGTGGCATCACCCAGGCCATCGGCGCCTACCAGGTCGAGACCGGTGTCGACGGCGCTGATCGCAAGATCACGTTCATCGACACCCCGGGCCACGAGGCGTTCACCGCCATGCGTGCCCGCGGCGCGAAGTCCACGGACATCGCGGTGCTCGTCGTGGCAGCTGACGACGGCGTGATGCCGCAGACCATCGAGGCGTTGAACCACGCCCAGGCTGCGGACGTCCCGATCGTGGTCGCGGTCAACAAGATCGACAAGGAGTCGGCGGACCCCGTACGTGTGCGTGGCCAGCTCTCCGAGTTCGGCCTGGTGCCTGAGGAGTACGGCGGCGACACCCAGTTCGTCGACGTGTCCGCGGCCACCATGCAGGGCCTGCCGGAACTGCTGGAGGCCATCGTGCTGACGGCAGACGCCGCGCTGGACCTCCGGGCCAACCCGGACATGCCGGCACAGGGTGTGGCCATCGAAGCGCACCTCGACAAGGGTCGCGGTCCCGTGGCCACCGTCCTGGTGCACCGCGGCACGCTCCGCATCGGCGACTCGATCGTGGCCGGCTCGGCCCACGGCCGCGTCCGCGCCCTGATCAACGACCAGGGCGAGACGATGACCGAAGCCCCGCCGTCGATGCCCGTCCAGGTGCTCGGCCTGACGTCGGTGCCCGGCGCCGGCGACAACTTCCTGGTTGTCGACGACGACCGCATGGCCCGCCAGATCGCTGACAAGCGTGAGGCCCGCATGCGCGCCGCCCAGCAGGCCAAGTCCGGCCGTCGCAAGACGCTGGACCAGCTGTTCGAGCAGCTCGAGAGGGGCGAGACGCAGGAACTGCTGCTCATCCTCAAGGGCGACGGCGCAGGTTCCGTCGAAGCGCTGGAAGATGCGCTCAGCGGGATCGAGGTCGGCGAGGAGGTGTCGCTGCGCGTCATCGACCGCGGTGTCGGTGCCATCACCGAGACCAACGTGTCGCTGGCCGCCGCGTCCAAGGCCGTCATCATCGGCTTCAACGTGCGGCCCACGCCGCACGCGGCCCAGATGGCGGATCGCGAGAACGTCGACATCCGCTTCTACTCGGTGATCTACTCGGCCATCGACGAGATCGAAGCAGCGCTCAAGGGCATGCTCAAGCCGATCTACAAGGAAGAAGTGCGTGGCCAGGCGGAGATCCGCGAGGTCTTCCGTTCGTCCAAGTTCGGCAACATCGCGGGCTGCATGGTCCTCGACGGCACCATCAAGCGCAACGCCAAGGCGCGCCTGTTGCGTGACGGCGTGGTCGTCTCCGAGACGACCGTGGCCTCGCTGCGGCGTGAGAAGGACGATGCCACCGAGGTCCGCGAAGGCTTCGAGTGCGGTATCACGTTGACGTACAGCGACATCAAGATCGGTGACGTCATCGAGACCTTCGAAATGGTCGAAGTGGAGCGTGACTGA
- the rbfA gene encoding 30S ribosome-binding factor RbfA, with product MVGPRNAKLADQIKVILASTIDRRVKDPRLGFVTITEVRLTGDNREATAFYTVLGDEADRAGSAAALESAKGMLRSTMGQQLGMKFTPTLEFVLDATPETARHIEDLLAQVQAHDAAAAAAAAGKEFAGEADPYRKPRDDEDNEEE from the coding sequence ATGGTCGGACCCCGTAACGCGAAGCTCGCGGATCAGATCAAGGTCATCCTGGCCTCGACCATCGACCGCCGCGTCAAGGACCCCCGTCTGGGGTTCGTGACGATCACGGAGGTGCGGCTGACCGGCGACAACCGGGAGGCCACCGCCTTCTACACCGTCCTCGGCGACGAGGCGGACCGTGCGGGGAGCGCCGCGGCGCTGGAGTCTGCCAAGGGCATGCTCCGCTCCACGATGGGTCAGCAGCTGGGCATGAAGTTCACGCCCACGCTGGAGTTCGTCCTTGACGCCACGCCGGAAACGGCGCGGCACATCGAGGACCTGCTCGCCCAGGTCCAGGCCCACGACGCCGCAGCAGCTGCTGCGGCGGCCGGGAAGGAGTTCGCCGGTGAGGCGGACCCCTACCGGAAGCCGCGGGACGACGAAGACAACGAAGAAGAGTGA
- the truB gene encoding tRNA pseudouridine(55) synthase TruB, which produces MSNAQPAVPSGLVIIDKESGLTSHQVVGRLRRLLGTRKIGHAGTLDPMATGVLILGVNRATRLLGHLALHDKRYLATVRLGQSSHTDDADGDLTEVADASAVTIAQLQEALAPLRGAILQRPSAVSAIKVDGKRSYARVRAGEAVDLPARPVTVSRLDLLAVRQVGALLDVDIDVECSSGTYIRAIARDLGEALGVGGHLTALRRTRIGGYSLDDAVTLGDEPPALMSMADAARLSFPVIDLTEEEATDVGYGRPLRRPVPASPTGVISPSGELLALYQPDEDGSRPVAVLV; this is translated from the coding sequence GTGAGTAACGCGCAACCGGCCGTCCCCTCGGGCCTGGTGATCATCGACAAAGAGTCGGGGCTCACCTCGCACCAGGTGGTCGGCCGGTTGCGCCGTCTTCTGGGTACCCGCAAGATCGGCCATGCCGGCACCCTGGATCCCATGGCCACCGGCGTGCTCATCCTCGGGGTCAACCGCGCCACCCGCCTGCTGGGCCATCTGGCCCTGCACGACAAGCGCTACCTGGCCACTGTGAGGCTGGGGCAGTCGTCGCACACCGATGACGCCGACGGCGACCTCACGGAGGTCGCGGACGCGTCCGCCGTCACCATCGCGCAACTCCAGGAGGCCCTGGCCCCGCTCCGTGGTGCCATCCTCCAGCGCCCCAGCGCCGTCTCCGCCATCAAGGTGGACGGCAAACGTTCCTATGCCCGCGTCCGTGCAGGAGAGGCCGTGGACCTGCCCGCCAGGCCGGTCACCGTCTCCCGCCTCGACCTGTTGGCGGTGCGGCAGGTGGGCGCCCTCCTCGACGTCGACATCGACGTGGAGTGCTCATCGGGCACCTACATCCGCGCCATCGCCCGGGACCTGGGGGAGGCGCTGGGGGTGGGCGGCCACCTCACGGCGCTGCGCCGCACCCGCATCGGCGGCTACTCGCTCGACGACGCGGTGACGCTCGGTGACGAGCCTCCCGCCCTGATGAGCATGGCGGACGCCGCCCGGCTCAGCTTCCCCGTCATCGACCTGACGGAGGAGGAGGCCACCGACGTGGGTTACGGGCGCCCCCTGCGGCGTCCCGTGCCTGCCAGCCCCACCGGCGTCATCTCCCCGTCCGGGGAACTCCTGGCGCTGTACCAGCCCGACGAAGATGGCTCCAGGCCTGTTGCGGTGTTGGTCTGA
- a CDS encoding bifunctional riboflavin kinase/FAD synthetase, whose translation MTESVVVIGNFDGVHTGHQQVLAEAVRDADHPLIVVTFWPHPVTVLRPDKAPKLLSDLRSRIELLKHAGAHEVRVIQFNEEVANLSPAEFVDRFLAPLHPVRIVVGANFRFGHRAAGDVETLAKLGAGRFEVRPLPLSSIDDEVSCSTSIRSHLAEGDVAAAAQHLGRPFRFRGVVVVGDQRGRELGFPTANLTVPHDMAVPADGVYAGWVTVLDEPGAEPMPAAISVGTNPTFDGSDHRVESYVLDRTDLELYGSEIAVDFVARLRGQVRFEGIDALVQQMGADVEATRRALAQLPQ comes from the coding sequence GTGACTGAATCCGTGGTGGTGATCGGTAACTTCGACGGCGTGCATACAGGGCACCAACAGGTGCTCGCCGAAGCCGTCCGGGACGCCGACCACCCGCTCATCGTCGTGACGTTCTGGCCCCACCCCGTCACGGTCCTGCGTCCCGACAAGGCCCCCAAGCTGTTGAGCGACCTGCGCTCCCGCATCGAGCTGTTGAAGCACGCCGGCGCCCACGAGGTGCGGGTCATCCAGTTCAACGAGGAGGTGGCCAACCTGTCGCCCGCGGAGTTCGTCGACCGCTTCCTCGCACCGCTCCACCCGGTACGGATCGTCGTGGGCGCCAACTTCCGGTTCGGGCACAGGGCCGCGGGCGATGTGGAGACGCTGGCCAAGTTGGGGGCGGGCCGCTTCGAGGTTCGGCCGCTGCCGCTGTCCTCCATCGACGACGAGGTGTCGTGCTCCACCAGCATCCGCTCGCATCTTGCGGAGGGCGATGTGGCCGCTGCGGCGCAGCACCTCGGCCGGCCGTTCCGGTTCCGAGGCGTGGTGGTCGTCGGTGACCAGCGGGGGCGCGAGTTGGGTTTCCCCACCGCGAACCTCACGGTCCCGCACGACATGGCGGTGCCTGCCGACGGTGTGTATGCGGGTTGGGTGACGGTCCTGGACGAACCGGGTGCGGAGCCCATGCCGGCGGCCATCTCGGTGGGCACCAATCCCACCTTCGACGGGTCGGACCACCGGGTGGAGAGCTATGTGCTCGACCGCACGGACCTCGAGCTGTACGGCTCTGAGATCGCCGTCGATTTCGTGGCACGGTTGCGGGGGCAGGTGCGTTTCGAGGGCATCGACGCGCTCGTGCAGCAGATGGGCGCAGACGTGGAGGCCACCCGTCGAGCGCTGGCTCAGTTGCCCCAGTAG
- a CDS encoding TetR/AcrR family transcriptional regulator, which translates to MARPKVHDEALAEVLLEKATRIVGLEGPAALSLRRITQSAGTSTSAIYSLYGSRDALLDAVYERAIESFVASTVVRATDDPLADLMSMGCAYRKWALAHPQMYPVMFGRRHGDSPDGIRERTRHAVEPLRCCVQRCLDAGLFTGGGEEIIVQLWSSVHGFVTLELDGLLAHSLMGDDVDLDAAYETLMRASICYWGN; encoded by the coding sequence ATGGCTCGCCCGAAGGTGCACGACGAGGCACTCGCTGAAGTCCTTCTGGAGAAGGCGACCCGGATCGTCGGGCTCGAGGGTCCAGCCGCGCTGAGCCTGCGTCGCATCACCCAGTCCGCCGGCACCTCGACGTCGGCCATCTACTCGCTCTACGGCTCCCGCGACGCGCTGCTGGACGCTGTGTACGAGCGTGCGATCGAGAGCTTCGTGGCCTCCACCGTCGTCCGGGCCACCGATGACCCACTGGCAGACCTGATGAGCATGGGATGCGCCTACCGGAAATGGGCGCTCGCCCACCCCCAGATGTATCCAGTGATGTTCGGCCGACGACACGGCGACTCCCCGGACGGTATCCGGGAGCGCACCCGCCACGCAGTCGAGCCCCTGCGCTGCTGCGTGCAGCGGTGCCTTGACGCCGGACTGTTCACCGGTGGCGGCGAGGAGATCATCGTCCAGCTGTGGTCCTCGGTGCACGGGTTCGTCACGCTGGAGCTCGACGGGCTCCTGGCCCACTCCCTGATGGGGGACGACGTGGACCTCGATGCGGCCTACGAGACGCTGATGCGGGCCTCGATCTGCTACTGGGGCAACTGA
- a CDS encoding GNAT family N-acetyltransferase — MAITVRRVEAADLEYLREHQARPDLGLVDELFQAQEAGNLLFAVAVEEDKLLGTAVLDLKSEEIAPELRNMWVYPHARRRGAGRALSEWLEDQARKAGYEAVYLAVDPNNEKAVPLYVSLEYHPTGEHLFVEEHTEQQVEDGTEASTHYAVYKKSLTMR; from the coding sequence GTACGCCGCGTTGAAGCCGCTGACCTGGAGTACCTGCGTGAGCACCAGGCCCGGCCTGACCTCGGTCTTGTGGATGAACTCTTCCAGGCGCAGGAAGCCGGCAACCTGCTCTTCGCCGTCGCTGTGGAGGAAGACAAGCTGCTCGGTACCGCCGTCCTGGACCTCAAGTCCGAAGAGATCGCCCCTGAGCTGCGCAACATGTGGGTCTACCCGCACGCCCGTCGGCGCGGCGCCGGCCGGGCCCTGAGCGAGTGGCTCGAGGACCAGGCCCGGAAAGCCGGCTACGAGGCCGTGTACCTCGCGGTGGACCCGAACAACGAGAAGGCCGTGCCCCTCTACGTGTCCCTCGAGTACCACCCCACAGGCGAACACCTGTTCGTGGAGGAACACACCGAGCAGCAGGTTGAGGACGGCACCGAGGCCAGCACGCACTACGCCGTCTACAAGAAGTCCTTGACGATGCGCTGA